In Salisediminibacterium beveridgei, one DNA window encodes the following:
- a CDS encoding succinate dehydrogenase cytochrome b558 subunit: MSTNNREFFYRKLHSLLGVIPVGAFLIVHLSVNYYAVRGEEAFNDAVAFMESLPFVYFLEIFLIFLPLLFHAIYGMYIVFQAKNNTSTYSYFRNWMFMLQRVSGVVVFIFVVWHVWDTRIQKMLGAEVNFDMMADIVASPIALIGYIIGIVAATFHLANGIWAFLITWGITVSPRSQKISQYVSMGIFVALTFVGIRAILAFVI; this comes from the coding sequence ATGTCAACAAATAATCGTGAATTTTTCTACAGAAAACTCCACTCCTTGCTTGGTGTAATTCCGGTCGGTGCATTTCTGATTGTGCACTTATCAGTGAACTATTACGCTGTAAGAGGTGAAGAAGCTTTCAATGATGCAGTCGCCTTCATGGAAAGCCTTCCATTTGTATACTTCCTTGAAATCTTCTTAATTTTCCTGCCATTACTGTTCCACGCGATCTATGGAATGTATATTGTATTCCAGGCAAAGAACAACACATCTACATACAGCTATTTCCGCAACTGGATGTTCATGCTTCAACGGGTATCCGGGGTGGTCGTGTTTATTTTCGTGGTTTGGCATGTATGGGATACAAGAATACAGAAGATGCTTGGTGCTGAAGTCAATTTTGATATGATGGCGGATATCGTAGCGAGTCCGATTGCGTTAATCGGATACATTATCGGGATCGTTGCAGCAACGTTCCACTTAGCCAATGGAATCTGGGCGTTCCTGATCACTTGGGGCATTACCGTGTCTCCAAGATCTCAGAAGATCTCACAATACGTGAGCATGGGAATCTTCGTGGCGCTGACGTTTGTGGGTATCCGTGCCATCCTGGCGTTTGTCATCTAG
- a CDS encoding acyl-CoA thioesterase, translating into MGVPDYIEDLPLWRNEFEYFYPVTVRFSETDAFGHLNNTTTFVYFEHGRISFFKQIGLMQDWTKKETEAIPVTADLHCDYMRQVYFDEELQIGLKLNRVGNSSMDIHYMAVNGSGDICFTGRGSIVQVSAKTGKSIPWTKEEKDRLESHMPRR; encoded by the coding sequence ATGGGCGTACCAGACTATATTGAAGATTTGCCTTTATGGCGTAATGAGTTCGAATACTTCTATCCGGTTACGGTGCGGTTTTCCGAAACCGATGCATTCGGACATTTGAATAATACGACAACGTTTGTCTATTTTGAGCATGGTCGGATTTCTTTTTTTAAACAGATCGGGCTGATGCAGGACTGGACGAAGAAAGAAACAGAGGCCATCCCTGTCACGGCAGATCTGCATTGCGATTATATGAGACAGGTGTATTTCGATGAAGAACTTCAAATCGGTTTGAAACTGAACCGGGTCGGCAATTCGTCGATGGATATTCATTATATGGCGGTGAATGGGAGCGGGGATATCTGTTTTACAGGCAGGGGCAGCATTGTGCAGGTCTCTGCGAAAACCGGTAAAAGTATCCCGTGGACAAAAGAGGAGAAAGATCGGCTCGAATCCCACATGCCAAGGCGTTGA
- a CDS encoding aspartate kinase yields MATVVQKFGGTSVGDTAKIKRVAERIKRRMEAGDQVVTVVSAMGKSTDKLVDLANDITDDPDPREMDMLLTTGEQVTISLVVMALNELNVEAVSLTGWQAGIQTECTHGDARITDIDKSAVQDYLDEGKAVLVAGFQGISDEGNITTLGRGGSDTTAVALAAALGAESCSIFTDVTGVFTADPRYVKQARQMPSISYDEMLELANLGAGVLHPRAVEFAKNYSVPLIVASSMEEVEGTLVEEEPSMEKNLVVRGLAFEKDITKISIERLPNQYDTMAVIFKLLANEGINVDLIIQQTTSDHALNVSFSVDTDKLGRALEILEENKAELCYSMVRHQSMLSKVSIVGSGMISNPGVAADMFETLSEEEIEIMMVSTSEIGVSAVVPESDMIKAANALHSKFKLDAEELEKVEALSS; encoded by the coding sequence TTGGCAACGGTAGTTCAGAAGTTCGGAGGTACATCCGTCGGAGATACTGCAAAAATCAAACGGGTGGCAGAACGGATTAAACGACGAATGGAAGCAGGAGATCAGGTTGTGACCGTGGTATCCGCAATGGGGAAATCCACAGATAAACTGGTCGACCTTGCAAACGATATTACAGATGATCCGGATCCGCGGGAAATGGATATGCTGTTAACGACAGGGGAGCAGGTTACGATTTCACTCGTCGTGATGGCATTGAATGAATTGAACGTGGAAGCTGTCTCCTTAACGGGCTGGCAGGCGGGAATCCAGACCGAATGTACACATGGAGATGCACGCATCACGGATATCGACAAATCAGCTGTCCAGGATTACCTGGACGAGGGGAAAGCGGTTCTTGTTGCCGGATTTCAGGGCATCAGTGACGAAGGCAATATCACGACACTCGGTCGTGGTGGATCAGATACAACGGCTGTGGCGCTTGCAGCAGCTCTTGGAGCAGAATCGTGCTCGATCTTCACCGACGTAACGGGTGTATTCACAGCAGACCCGCGCTATGTGAAGCAGGCGCGGCAAATGCCGAGTATTTCATACGACGAGATGCTTGAATTGGCGAATCTCGGTGCAGGTGTACTTCACCCGCGTGCCGTTGAGTTTGCGAAGAATTACAGCGTACCGTTAATTGTTGCATCCAGTATGGAGGAAGTAGAAGGAACACTTGTGGAGGAGGAACCATCCATGGAGAAGAATCTCGTAGTACGGGGTCTTGCTTTTGAAAAGGATATTACAAAGATTTCGATTGAACGGTTACCCAACCAATATGACACGATGGCTGTCATCTTTAAACTGCTCGCCAACGAGGGAATCAATGTGGATTTGATTATTCAGCAAACAACCAGTGATCATGCGCTGAATGTCTCGTTCTCCGTCGATACGGATAAATTGGGACGCGCGCTTGAGATCCTTGAGGAGAACAAAGCAGAACTTTGTTATTCCATGGTTCGTCATCAAAGTATGCTGAGTAAAGTATCGATCGTCGGATCAGGTATGATTTCCAACCCAGGTGTCGCAGCGGATATGTTTGAGACACTCTCTGAAGAAGAAATTGAGATCATGATGGTCTCCACCTCTGAGATTGGCGTTTCGGCAGTAGTCCCTGAATCAGATATGATCAAAGCGGCAAATGCCCTTCATTCCAAGTTTAAACTTGATGCAGAGGAACTTGAGAAAGTCGAAGCACTCAGTTCCTGA
- a CDS encoding phosphocarrier protein HPr, translating into MAEKNFTITADTGIHARPATQLVNKAGQFESEITLEYKGKSVNLKSIMGVMSLGVGQNAEVTIKAEGPDADEAMEALDGVMQEGLSK; encoded by the coding sequence ATGGCAGAGAAAAATTTCACGATTACAGCAGACACAGGTATTCACGCACGTCCGGCAACACAGCTGGTCAACAAAGCAGGTCAGTTCGAGTCCGAAATTACACTGGAATACAAAGGGAAATCCGTGAATTTGAAGTCGATCATGGGCGTCATGTCTCTTGGCGTTGGTCAAAATGCGGAAGTCACCATCAAAGCTGAAGGTCCGGATGCAGATGAAGCCATGGAAGCATTGGATGGCGTCATGCAGGAAGGTTTATCGAAATAA
- a CDS encoding TrkH family potassium uptake protein, translating into MKLGTSKLLSPFRIIVASYIIAMFLFSVFLFLPASAQEGVYVSYTEALFTAVSAVSVTGLTVVNVSETYSPLGIFFLAAAIQLGGIGVMTLGTFVWMVLGRKIALSQRMLIMVDHNQISFAGLVKLMRGILFVAFGIELAGALILGTYYINYFDTVGEAFYQGAFGALTAFTNAGFDVTGQSLVPFADDYFVQLVNILLIFAGAIGFPVLMELKEYFTTSDRSFRFSLFTKIATSTYFIVFGIGAAGLWITERTAYYDGMVWHQQLFFSLFNSATARSGGLSTMDMNDLTLASLLLLSGLMIIGASPSSVGGGIRTTTLAVMFLTIRSFAMGRSDVKVFGREIHVEDQQKSFIVLSVFAVGLFAAITGISHIEQGNEVALIAIVFETSSAFGTSGLSMGITPDLSFGSQTILMILMLIGRVGLVAFLFSIRAQEKKTHFHYPKERIIIG; encoded by the coding sequence ATGAAGCTCGGAACATCCAAATTACTATCGCCATTTCGTATTATTGTGGCTTCTTATATTATCGCCATGTTTCTGTTCAGTGTGTTCCTTTTCCTTCCCGCTTCTGCGCAGGAAGGGGTGTACGTCAGTTACACTGAAGCGCTTTTCACAGCGGTAAGTGCCGTTAGTGTGACGGGACTTACCGTCGTAAATGTCTCAGAAACCTACAGTCCGCTGGGGATCTTTTTCCTCGCAGCTGCCATTCAGCTCGGGGGCATCGGCGTGATGACACTGGGGACGTTTGTCTGGATGGTGCTCGGCCGAAAGATTGCCCTGTCGCAGCGGATGCTGATTATGGTCGACCATAATCAGATTTCCTTTGCAGGACTGGTGAAGCTGATGCGCGGCATTCTCTTCGTCGCATTTGGCATTGAACTTGCCGGTGCACTGATTCTTGGTACATATTATATCAATTACTTCGATACCGTGGGTGAAGCCTTTTATCAGGGGGCATTTGGTGCGTTAACGGCCTTCACAAACGCCGGCTTCGATGTGACGGGGCAATCACTGGTTCCTTTTGCGGATGATTACTTTGTGCAGCTTGTCAATATTCTTCTGATCTTCGCCGGGGCGATCGGGTTTCCGGTATTGATGGAATTGAAGGAATATTTTACGACGTCGGACCGGTCGTTTCGTTTCAGCCTGTTTACCAAAATCGCGACGTCGACCTATTTCATTGTCTTCGGGATTGGTGCTGCCGGTCTGTGGATCACGGAGCGTACTGCTTATTATGACGGCATGGTCTGGCATCAGCAGTTGTTCTTCTCCCTCTTTAACTCGGCTACAGCCAGAAGCGGGGGACTTTCGACGATGGATATGAATGATCTGACCCTCGCGAGTCTTCTTCTCCTGTCAGGATTGATGATCATCGGAGCCAGCCCGTCGAGTGTCGGAGGGGGGATCCGGACGACGACGCTTGCGGTCATGTTCCTGACGATCCGCAGTTTTGCAATGGGTCGCTCAGACGTGAAGGTATTCGGCCGGGAAATCCACGTGGAGGACCAGCAAAAATCGTTTATCGTCCTCTCGGTTTTTGCAGTGGGGCTGTTCGCAGCGATCACCGGCATCAGTCATATTGAACAGGGGAACGAAGTCGCCTTGATTGCCATTGTCTTTGAGACGAGTTCGGCGTTCGGGACATCGGGTTTGTCGATGGGCATTACGCCTGATTTGTCCTTTGGGAGCCAGACGATCCTGATGATCCTTATGCTCATCGGCCGGGTCGGCCTGGTTGCGTTCCTGTTTTCGATCCGCGCCCAGGAAAAGAAGACCCATTTCCACTATCCGAAAGAACGGATTATTATTGGATAA
- a CDS encoding PRD domain-containing protein: MINAETESVGRIMMVEPGYTVVKALNNNVVIAADGGSSEVIFIGKGIGFGKKKGDAYTDMEHDKVYRLMDETEQARYKALVKEDDEERLLAVHEAIQPIQAEIGFRWPDATVFALTQHLALALKRTTDGTDIQNPFLLETKWLYRESYQLAEKAVQYLNKRTGLTLPEAEVGFVTLHIQSALRSVNPHQHAGSHNDLIERSLSYVEEKAQMKLTEQSRSVRRFVSLMNQIIRDPEPPVNDQVVMDTIMHLKDSFDLCYTISRNVIRMIEKTDGMSVGDKDALHLMLALHSVLEEDQTEPNS; encoded by the coding sequence ATGATAAACGCAGAAACTGAATCTGTGGGGCGGATAATGATGGTGGAACCAGGGTATACAGTGGTAAAAGCATTGAATAATAATGTCGTGATTGCTGCAGACGGAGGATCGTCTGAGGTGATCTTCATCGGCAAAGGGATAGGGTTCGGCAAGAAAAAAGGCGATGCCTATACCGATATGGAACATGACAAGGTGTACAGATTGATGGATGAAACCGAACAGGCCCGGTACAAGGCGCTTGTGAAAGAGGATGATGAAGAACGGCTGTTGGCAGTCCATGAAGCGATACAGCCCATTCAGGCAGAGATCGGTTTCAGGTGGCCAGATGCCACTGTCTTTGCATTGACGCAGCATCTGGCATTGGCACTGAAACGCACGACGGATGGAACGGATATTCAGAATCCGTTTCTTCTGGAGACAAAATGGTTATACCGTGAGAGCTATCAGCTTGCTGAAAAAGCGGTCCAGTACTTAAACAAACGTACCGGCTTAACGCTTCCGGAGGCGGAGGTCGGTTTTGTAACGCTGCACATCCAAAGTGCTTTACGAAGCGTGAATCCACATCAGCATGCTGGCAGTCATAACGATTTAATTGAACGCTCTCTCTCCTACGTTGAAGAAAAAGCGCAAATGAAGCTGACGGAACAATCCCGGTCGGTGAGACGATTCGTCAGCTTGATGAATCAGATCATTCGGGACCCGGAACCACCGGTCAATGACCAAGTCGTCATGGATACGATCATGCACTTGAAGGATTCATTTGATCTGTGCTATACTATATCGCGTAACGTAATCCGCATGATTGAGAAGACAGACGGCATGTCTGTTGGTGATAAGGATGCCCTGCATCTCATGCTTGCCCTGCATTCGGTCTTGGAAGAAGATCAGACTGAACCAAATTCATAA
- the sdhB gene encoding succinate dehydrogenase iron-sulfur subunit: MSENTISMIITRQKDQESAPYEERFEIPYRTNMNVISALMEIRRNPENAQGEDTTAVAWDASCLEEVCGACSMVINGKPRQSCTALIDQLEQPIRLEPMNTFPVVRDLTVDRSRMFDSLKRVKAWVPIDGTHDLGSGPRMPEAKREWAYELSKCMTCGVCLQACPNVNSKSEFIGPAALSQVRLFNAHPTGEMHKAERLQTLMDGEGGLASCGNSQNCVEACPKEIPLTTSIAALNRETTLQSFKNFFGTDHTA; encoded by the coding sequence ATGAGTGAGAACACCATCTCAATGATTATCACACGGCAGAAGGACCAGGAATCCGCTCCGTACGAGGAGAGATTTGAGATTCCGTACCGTACCAACATGAATGTCATCTCGGCACTGATGGAAATCCGTCGAAACCCGGAAAATGCTCAGGGTGAGGATACAACAGCAGTTGCCTGGGATGCCAGCTGTCTCGAGGAAGTCTGTGGGGCCTGTTCCATGGTGATTAACGGAAAGCCGCGGCAATCCTGTACAGCACTGATTGATCAGCTCGAACAGCCGATCCGGCTCGAGCCGATGAATACCTTCCCGGTGGTCCGGGACCTGACAGTGGACCGAAGCAGAATGTTTGATTCCCTCAAACGTGTCAAGGCCTGGGTACCGATCGACGGGACACACGATCTTGGCTCAGGACCAAGAATGCCTGAAGCGAAGCGTGAATGGGCCTATGAGTTGTCCAAATGTATGACGTGTGGGGTCTGTCTGCAGGCGTGTCCGAATGTGAACAGTAAATCTGAGTTCATCGGCCCTGCAGCGTTATCGCAGGTGCGGCTGTTCAACGCCCATCCAACAGGAGAAATGCATAAGGCAGAGCGCCTGCAGACCTTGATGGATGGAGAAGGCGGACTGGCCAGCTGTGGGAACTCGCAAAACTGTGTGGAAGCCTGTCCGAAAGAAATTCCGTTAACGACTTCCATTGCAGCTTTGAACCGGGAAACGACATTGCAGTCTTTCAAAAACTTTTTCGGTACCGATCACACAGCATAA
- the sdhA gene encoding succinate dehydrogenase flavoprotein subunit, translating to MSKGKIIVIGGGLAGLMATIKAAERGMTVELFSVVPVKRSHSVCAQGGINGALNTMGEGDSTWEHFDDSVYGGDFLANQPPVKAMCDAAPSIIHLLDRMGVMFNRTGEGLLALRRFGGTQHHRTAFAGATTGQQLLYALDEQVRRFEVDGLVNKYEGWEFLHAVLDDDQVCRGITAQDLTTSEIQSFRGDAVILATGGPGIIFGKSTNSMINTGYAAAAVYEQGAYYANGEFIQIHPTAIPGDDKLRLMSESARGEGGRVWTYDADGKPWYFLEEKYPAYGNLVPRDIATREIFEVCVDKKLGINGENMVYLDLSHKDPKELNLKLGGIMEIYEKFMGDDPRKVPMKIFPAVHYSMGGLWVDYDQMTNIPGLFAAGEVDYSIHGANRLGANSLLSSIYGGMVAGPKAAEYIDGLEQLAEEMDSAVFDAQVQKDQDEFNKILTMNGNENAFKLHQELGAIMTENVTVVRDNERLQKTDETIVELLERYENISIDDTAQWSNQSAAFIRQLKAMMNLSRVVAVGALNRNESRGAHYKPEFPDRNDEEWLKTTKAKYNPETKDPDFEYEDVDVTLIKPRKRDYTSTKKAGAKA from the coding sequence ATGAGCAAAGGTAAAATTATCGTTATCGGTGGCGGATTAGCCGGCCTGATGGCGACAATAAAAGCAGCAGAAAGAGGAATGACGGTGGAACTCTTTTCCGTGGTTCCCGTCAAACGTTCACACTCCGTTTGTGCCCAGGGCGGCATTAACGGAGCCTTAAATACGATGGGGGAAGGTGACTCCACGTGGGAGCATTTCGATGATTCGGTTTACGGCGGAGACTTCCTCGCAAATCAGCCGCCAGTCAAGGCAATGTGTGACGCGGCACCGAGTATTATTCATCTTCTCGACCGGATGGGCGTGATGTTCAACCGGACAGGCGAAGGTCTTCTGGCTTTAAGACGATTCGGCGGGACACAGCATCACCGCACAGCGTTCGCCGGTGCAACCACCGGACAGCAACTGCTGTATGCTTTGGATGAGCAGGTGCGCCGCTTTGAAGTGGATGGTCTCGTAAACAAATATGAAGGCTGGGAATTCCTGCACGCCGTTCTCGACGACGACCAAGTCTGTCGCGGGATCACCGCTCAGGACCTCACTACATCTGAAATTCAATCGTTCCGCGGAGACGCCGTGATTCTGGCTACAGGTGGACCGGGGATCATCTTCGGAAAATCGACCAACTCCATGATCAATACCGGCTATGCGGCCGCAGCAGTCTATGAGCAGGGCGCCTATTATGCCAACGGTGAATTTATTCAGATTCATCCGACGGCGATTCCAGGGGACGACAAACTGCGTCTGATGAGTGAATCTGCCCGGGGTGAAGGCGGACGCGTCTGGACCTATGATGCGGACGGTAAACCGTGGTACTTCCTTGAAGAGAAATATCCGGCATACGGGAATCTCGTGCCACGTGATATTGCCACGCGTGAAATCTTTGAAGTCTGTGTCGATAAAAAGCTCGGCATTAACGGCGAGAACATGGTCTATCTCGACTTGTCCCACAAGGATCCGAAGGAGCTCAACCTCAAGCTCGGCGGGATCATGGAAATCTACGAAAAATTCATGGGAGACGATCCGCGTAAAGTACCGATGAAGATTTTCCCTGCGGTGCATTATTCCATGGGCGGTCTCTGGGTGGATTACGATCAGATGACGAATATCCCGGGCCTGTTTGCTGCAGGTGAGGTCGATTATTCCATCCACGGTGCGAACCGGCTGGGTGCCAACTCGTTACTTTCCTCCATTTACGGCGGAATGGTTGCCGGACCGAAAGCAGCAGAATATATCGACGGTCTGGAGCAGCTCGCTGAGGAAATGGACAGCGCAGTGTTCGATGCCCAGGTGCAGAAGGATCAGGATGAATTCAACAAGATTTTGACGATGAACGGCAATGAGAACGCCTTTAAACTGCATCAGGAACTCGGGGCAATCATGACGGAGAACGTGACAGTGGTTCGTGACAATGAGCGTTTGCAAAAGACAGACGAGACCATCGTGGAACTCCTTGAGCGTTATGAAAACATCAGTATTGATGATACCGCGCAGTGGTCGAATCAAAGCGCTGCATTCATCCGTCAGTTGAAGGCGATGATGAATCTGTCCCGCGTGGTTGCCGTCGGTGCATTGAACCGGAACGAAAGCCGCGGTGCACATTACAAACCGGAATTCCCGGATCGTAATGATGAAGAGTGGTTGAAGACAACCAAAGCGAAATACAATCCGGAAACGAAGGATCCTGATTTCGAATATGAAGATGTGGATGTGACACTGATCAAACCGCGAAAGCGAGATTATACCTCCACGAAGAAAGCGGGTGCGAAGGCATGA
- a CDS encoding DUF2507 domain-containing protein, with product MFKKKQTQEIPESISGFGYDILRNDLIPELLGEDEGMILYYSGKYLARKYAEDARMDLPAFFAKCGWGELTLIKEKSKQITYELTTSFPISERSFSLETGFLAQLAELDKNAVSEGSFIIKKKDPSLVEIQVISDLKDPVD from the coding sequence ATGTTCAAAAAGAAACAGACGCAGGAAATCCCTGAAAGCATTTCAGGATTTGGCTATGACATTTTACGCAATGACTTGATTCCCGAGCTTCTCGGTGAAGATGAAGGTATGATTCTCTATTATTCCGGAAAGTACCTGGCTCGAAAGTACGCGGAGGATGCCAGGATGGATCTCCCTGCTTTTTTCGCAAAATGCGGCTGGGGAGAACTGACCCTCATCAAGGAGAAGTCCAAACAGATCACTTATGAACTCACGACATCGTTTCCCATCAGTGAACGCTCCTTTTCGCTTGAAACAGGCTTTCTTGCCCAGCTTGCCGAATTGGATAAAAATGCGGTGTCAGAAGGATCTTTCATCATTAAAAAGAAAGACCCCTCTCTTGTGGAGATCCAGGTCATCTCAGATTTAAAAGACCCCGTCGATTAA